One stretch of Caldisericum sp. DNA includes these proteins:
- a CDS encoding copper amine oxidase N-terminal domain-containing protein, producing the protein TIQGTGGGKTHTYDVTLVVQPNAPMLDHFEFSPISSPKVANTSFTVTITAKDQYGNTYTGFNSSINLSVNKGSISPTTTSNFVNGVLSNFQVTIPTANTGVTITATYSGKTGTSNSFDVNPTITASAGSGGYISPSGTISVNYGESKTFTITPYSGYKISNVQVDGVSVGAVSTYTFQNVTANHTIEASFEKEINQIVIVLQVGNSAFAVNGETRYLDSPPIIKNGRTLVPIRTIIEALGGTVQWNPDEKRVDIILGNNHLIFQIGNPNAYVNGVQKFIDASNTKVYPEIINGRTMIPLRFVAENLGCDVKWDPNTQTITITYGG; encoded by the coding sequence CACAATCCAGGGAACAGGTGGAGGAAAGACTCATACATATGATGTTACACTGGTTGTTCAGCCTAACGCTCCTATGCTTGACCACTTTGAGTTTTCTCCAATATCATCCCCTAAGGTAGCAAATACTTCTTTCACCGTCACAATCACTGCAAAAGATCAGTATGGTAATACTTACACAGGATTTAACTCATCAATTAATCTTTCTGTTAACAAAGGCTCAATATCTCCAACAACCACTTCAAACTTTGTTAACGGAGTTCTTTCTAACTTTCAGGTTACAATCCCTACTGCCAATACAGGTGTTACAATCACTGCAACTTACTCAGGTAAAACAGGCACAAGCAACTCATTTGACGTAAACCCCACAATCACCGCCTCAGCAGGTTCTGGTGGGTATATATCGCCATCAGGAACTATTTCAGTTAACTATGGAGAATCAAAAACATTCACAATAACTCCTTATTCTGGGTATAAGATTTCAAATGTCCAAGTTGATGGAGTTTCGGTTGGTGCAGTATCAACTTATACATTTCAGAATGTTACAGCCAATCATACAATTGAAGCAAGTTTTGAGAAAGAGATAAATCAAATAGTTATTGTCCTTCAAGTAGGTAATTCTGCCTTTGCAGTTAATGGGGAGACACGATATCTTGATTCTCCTCCTATCATTAAGAATGGGAGGACGCTTGTTCCAATAAGAACAATCATTGAAGCATTGGGAGGAACAGTCCAGTGGAATCCTGATGAAAAGAGAGTAGATATTATATTAGGGAATAATCATCTCATATTTCAAATTGGTAATCCTAATGCATATGTGAATGGGGTTCAGAAATTCATTGATGCATCAAATACGAAGGTATATCCTGAGATTATCAATGGAAGGACAATGATACCTCTGAGATTTGTTGCTGAAAATCTTGGTTGTGATGTTAAGTGGGATCCTAATACACAAACAATTACGATAACATATGGAGGATAA